Proteins encoded together in one Manis pentadactyla isolate mManPen7 chromosome 6, mManPen7.hap1, whole genome shotgun sequence window:
- the COL3A1 gene encoding collagen alpha-1(III) chain, whose translation MMSFVQKGTWLLLALLHPTVILAQQLQEVGEGGCSHLGQSYADRDVWKPEPCQICVCDSGSVLCDDIICDDQELDCPSPEIPFGECCAVCPQPPAAPTRPPNGHGPQGPKGDPGPPGIPGRNGDPGIPGQPGSPGSPGPPGICESCPSGGQNYSPQFESYDVKAGGGVAGGLLGYPGPPGPPGPPGPVGTSGHPGSPGSPGYQGPPGEPGQAGPSGPPGPPGAIGPSGPAGKDGESGRPGRPGERGLPGPPGIKGPAGIPGFPGMKGHRGFDGRNGEKGETGAPGLKGENGLPGENGAPGPMGPRGTPGERGRPGLPGAAGARGNDGARGGDGQPGPPGPPGTAGFPGSPGAKGEVGPAGSPGSNGSPGQRGEPGPQGHAGAQGPPGPPGNNGSPGGKGEMGPAGIPGAPGLMGARGPPGPAGTNGAPGQRGSAGEPGKNGAKGEAGPRGERGEAGSPGIPGPKGEDGKDGSPGEPGANGLPGAAGERGMPGFRGPAGANGLPGEKGPAGERGGPGPAGPRGVAGEPGRDGVPGGPGMRGMPGSPGGPGSDGKPGPPGNPGESGRSGPPGPSGPRGQPGVMGFPGPKGNDGAPGKNGERGGPGGPGAQGPPGKNGETGPQGPPGPTGPGGDKGDSGPPGPQGLQGIPGTGGPPGENGKPGEPGPKGEAGVPGIPGGKGDSGAPGERGPPGVSGPPGPRGGAGPPGPEGGKGALGPPGPPGSAGSPGLQGMPGERGGPGGPGTKGDKGEPGSSGADGAPGKDGPRGPTGPIGPPGPAGQPGDKGEGGAPGLPGIAGPRGGPGERGEHGPPGPAGFPGAPGQNGEPGAKGERGAPGEKGEGGPPGVAGPAGGSGPAGPPGPQGVKGERGSPGGPGAAGFPGGRGLPGPPGNNGNPGPPGPGGSPGKDGPPGPPGSSGAPGSPGVSGPKGDAGQPGEKGSPGAQGPPGAPGPLGIAGITGARGLAGPPGMPGLRGSPGPQGIKGENGKPGPSGHNGERGPPGPQGLPGLAGTAGEPGRDGNPGSDGLPGRDGAPGGKGDRGENGAPGAPGAPGHPGPAGPVGPAGKSGDRGETGPAGPSGAPGPAGSRGPAGPQGPRGDKGETGERGSNGIKGHRGFPGNPGAPGSPGPAGHQGAVGSPGPAGPRGPVGPSGSPGKDGTSGHPGPIGPPGPRGNRGERGSEGSPGHPGQPGPPGPPGAPGPCCGGGGVAAISGVGGEKAGGFAPYYGDEPMDFKINTEEIMTSLKSVNGQIESLISPDGSRKNPARNCRDLKFCHPELKSGEYWVDPNQGCKMDAIKVFCNMETGETCLSASPSSVPRKNWWKDLGSEKKYVWFGESMDGGFQFSYGNSELPEDVLDVQLAFLRLLSSRASQNITYHCKNSIAYMDHASGNVKKALKLMGSNEGEFKAEGNSKFTYTVLEDGCTKHTGEWGKTVFEYRTRKAVRLPIIDIAPYDVGGPDQEFGADVGPVCFL comes from the exons ATGATGAGCTTTGTGCAAAAGGGGACCTGGTTACTTCTCGCTCTGCTTCATCCCACTGTTATTTTGGCACAACAGCTCCAAGAAG TTGGTGAAGGAGGATGCTCCCATCTTGGTCAGTCCTACGCAGACAGAGATGTCTGGAAGCCGGAACCATGCCAAATATGCGTCTGTGACTCAGGATCCGTTCTCTGTGATGATATAATATGTGACGACCAAGAACTAGACTGTCCCAGCCCAGAAATCCCATTTGGAGAATGTTGTGCAGTTTGCCCACAGCCTCCAGCAGCT ccTACCCGCCCTCCTAATGGTCACGGACCTCAAGGCCCCAAGGGAGATCCA GGCCCTCCTGGTATTCCTGGGAGAAATGGTGATCCTGGTATTCCAGGGCAACCAGGTTCCCCTGGTTCTCCTGGCCCCCCTGGAATCTGTGAATCATGCCCTTCTGGTGGTCAG AACTATTCTCCCCAGTTTGAGTCCTATGATGTCAAGGCTGGAGGAGGAGTAGCAGGAGGACTCCTCGGCTATCCCGGGCCACCT GGTCCCCCCGGTCCTCCTGGCCCCGTCGGTACATCTGGTCATCCTGGCTCCCCT GGTTCTCCAGGATACCAAGGTCCCCCTGGTGAACCTGGGCAAGCTGGTCCTTCA gGCCCTCCAGGACCTCCTGGTGCTATAGGTCCATCTGGTCCTGCCGGAAAagat GGGGAGTCAGGAAGACCCGGACGACCAGGAGAGCGGGGACTGCCTGGACCTCCG GGTATCAAAGGTCCAGCTGGCATACCTGGATTCCCTGGCATGAAAGGACACAGA GGCTTCGACGGCCGAAATGGAGAAAAGGGTGAGACAGGTGCTCCTGGCTTAAAG GGTGAAAATGGTCTTCCAGGTGAAAATGGAGCTCCTGGGCCCATG GGTCCAAGAGGGACTCCTGGTGAAAGAGGACGGCCAGGACTTCCAGGAGCCGCA GGAGCTCGAGGGAATGATGGTGCTCGAGGAGGTGACGGGCAACCA GGTCCTCCTGGTCCCCCTGGAACTGCAGGATTCCCTGGTTCCCCTGGTGCTAAG GGTGAAGTTGGACCTGCGGGGTCTCCTGGTTCAAATGGCTCCCCTGGACAAAGAGGAGAACCTGGACCTCAGGGACATGCTGGTGCTCAAGGTCCTCCT GGCCCTCCTGGGAATAATGGCAGTCCTGGTGGTAAAGGTGAAATG GGTCCTGCTGGCATTCCTGGAGCTCCTGGACTGATGGGAGCCCGTGGGCCTCCAGGACCAGCTGGTACCAATGGTGCTCCTGGACAGCGAGGGAGTGCA ggTGAACCTGGTAAAAATGGTGCCAAAGGAGAGGCAGGGCCACGTGGTGAACGG GGTGAAGCTGGTTCTCCAGGTATTCCAGGACCTAAGGGTGAAGATGGCAAAGATGGTTCCCCTGGAGAACCTGGTGCAAATGGACTTCCAGGAGCTGCCGGAGAAAGG GGTATGCCTGGATTCCGAGGACCTGCTGGAGCAAATGGCCTTCCAGGAGAAAAG GGTCCCGCTGGTGAGCGTGGTGGTCCAGGCCCTGCAGGGCCCAGAGGAGTTGCTGGAGAACCTGGCCGAGATGGTGTTCCTGGTGGTCCTGGAATGAGG GGTATGCCCGGAAGCCCAGGAGGACCAGGCAGCGATGGGAAACCAGGGCCTCct GGAAACCCAGGAGAAAGCGGTCGATCAGGTCCCCCAGGCCCATCTGGTCCCCGAGGTCAGCCCGGTGTCATGGGTTTCCCTGGTCCTAAAGGAAATGAC GGTGCACCTGGCAAGAATGGAGAACGAGGCGGCCCTGGAGGTCCTGGCGCTCAG GGTCCTCCTGGAAAGAATGGTGAAACTGGACCTCAGGGACCCCCAGGACCAACT gGGCCAGGTGGTGACAAAGGAGATTCAGGACCTCCTGGTCCACAAGGACTACAA GGCATACCTGGAACTGGTGGTCCTCCAGGAGAAAATGGAAAACCTGGTGAACCA GGTCCAAAGGGTGAAGCCGGAGTACCTGGAATTCCAGGAGGCAAG GGTGATTCTGGTGCCCCAGGTGAACGTGGGCCTCCTGGAGTGTCAGGGCCCCCAGGACCTAGAGGTGGGGCTGGACCTCCTGGTCCCGAAGGAGGAAAG GGTGCTCTTGGTCCCCCTGGGCCACCTGGTTCTGCTGGTTCTCCTGGTCTGCAAGGGATGCCTGGGGAAAGAGGAGGTCCTGGAGGCCCTGGCACAAAGGGTGACAAG GGTGAACCAGGCAGTTCAGGTGCTGATGGTGCTCCTGGGAAAGATGGTCCACGA ggCCCTACTGGTCCTATTGGTCCCCCTGGCCCAGCTGGACAGCCTGGAGATAAG gGTGAAGGTGGTGCCCCCGGGCTTCCGGGTATAGCTGGTCCTCGAGGTGGCCCT GGTGAGAGAGGTGAACATGGGCCTCCAGGACCTGCTGGCTTCCCTGGTGCTCCT GGACAGAATGGTGAGCCAGGCGCTAAAGGCGAGAGAGGTGCTCCTGGTGAGAAAGGGGAAGGAGGCCCTCCTGGCGTCGCAGGTCCTGCTGGAGGTTCTGGGCCTGCT GGTCCCCCTGGTCCTCAAGGTGTCAAAGGTGAACGCGGCAGTCCTGGTGGTCCT GGTGCTGCTGGCTTCCCTGGTGGTCGTGGCCTTCCTGGTCCTCCTGGTAACAAT GGTAACCCAGGTCCACCAGGGCCCGGTGGTTCTCCAGGCAAAGACGGACCCCCAGGTCCACCTGGTAGCAGCGGTGCTCCTGGCAGCCCTGGGGTGTCAGGACCAAAAGGTGATGCTGGTCAACCAGGTGAGAAGGGATCACCCGGCGCCCAGGGCCCCCCG GGAGCTCCAGGCCCACTTGGAATTGCAGGGATTACCGGAGCCCGGGGTCTTGCAGGACCACCAGGCATGCCAGGACTTAGGGGAAGCCCTGGACCACAGGGCATCAAG GGTGAAAATGGGAAACCGGGACCTAGTGGTCACAATGGAGAACGTGGTCCTCCTGGACCCCAGGGTCTTCCTGGTCTGGCCGGTACAGCTGGTGAACCTGGAAGAGAT ggAAATCCCGGATCAGATGGTCTGCCAGGCCGAGATGGAGCTCCTGGTGGCAAG GGGGATCGTGGTGAAAACGGTGCTCCTGGTGCCCCTGGTGCTCCTGGTCACCCAGGCCCGGCAGGCCCTGTCGGTCCAGCTGGAAAAAGCGGTGACAGAGGAGAAACT gGCCCTGCTGGCCCTTCTGGTGCTCCAGGTCCTGCTGGCTCCCGAGGTCCTGCT GGTCCCCAAGGCCCACGTGGCGAcaaaggtgaaacaggtgaacGTGGTTCTAATGGCATCAAAGGACATCGAGGATTCCCTGGTAATCCAGGTGCCCCAGGTTCTCCA gGTCCTGCTGGTCACCAAGGTGCAGTCGGTAGCCCAGGACCTGCAGGCCCCCGG GGACCTGTTGGACCCAGTGGGTCCCCTGGCAAAGATGGAACAAGTGGGCATCCAGGTCCCATTGGGCCACCAGGGCCTCGAGGTAACAGAGGTGAAAGAGGATCTGAG GGCTCCCCAGGACACCCAGGCCAGCCAGGGCCCCCTGGCCCCCCCGGTGCCCCTGGCCCATGTTGCGGTGGAGGTGGGGTTGCTGCCATCTCTGGCGTGGGAGGTGAAAAGGCTGGTGGTTTTGCCCCATACTATGGAGATGAACCAATGGATTTCAAAATCAACACCGAAGAGATTATGACTTCACTCAAATCAGTCAATGGACAAATAGAAAGCCTCATTAGTCCTGATGGTTCTCGTAAAAACCCTGCTCGGAACTGCCGAGACCTGAAGTTCTGCCATCCTGAACTCAAGAGCG GAGAATATTGGGTTGATCCTAACCAAGGATGCAAGATGGATGCTATTAAAGTATTCTGTAATATGGAAACTGGGGAAACATGCTTAAGTGCCAGTCCTTCCAGTGTTCCACGTAAGAACTggtggaaagatttaggttcagAGAAAAAATATGTTTGGTTCGGAGAATCCATGGATGGTGGTTTTCAG TTTAGCTATGGCAATTCTGAACTTCCCGAAGATGTCCTCGATGTCCAGCTGGCATTCCTCCGACTTCTTTCCAGCCGGGCCTCCCAGAATATCACCTATCACTGCAAGAATAGCATTGCATACATGGATcatgccagtgggaatgtaaagaaAGCCCTGAAATTGATGGGGTCAAATGAAGGTGAATTTAAGGCTGAAGGAAACAGCAAATTCACGTACACAGTTTTGGAGGATGGTTGCACT aaACACACTGGGGAATGGGGCAAAACAGTCTTCGAATATCGAACACGCAAGGCCGTGAGACTACCTATTATAGATATTGCACCTTATGATGTTGGTGGTCCTGATCAAGAATTTGGTGCGGACGTTGGCCCTGTTTGCTTTTTATAA